One Pseudodesulfovibrio sp. JC047 DNA segment encodes these proteins:
- a CDS encoding phage tail tape measure protein, with the protein MSNLRTSVILDLAGNLQSKSRSYSNAITNMAKRGSRSMQMLRRSTLAVGRGLDAIGNKYVTAIGGMGAAYKSYQEIKKSASLDKSLIQVKQMAGSTTKAAGILRRELHLMSIQTGKTVDDLLIGFNNLVQSGLSWDAALATIYNVNRAMGVTDAQSKVLSGGLTVAAKAFDFDLTKVEVSADLLDKMTVAGRLGNAELEDLASIVSRTGINAKRAGLDFDSYLGFIEQLSQNELNPERLATLADSTLRLFTNQNYLNKAEKVTKVSFYDGNDEKRAVFDVLDDIAAKYKTLTSDLQRDRFIQAAFGEADLDTRKGLATLLAGDALTSARTMSATIKDASGTLARDLPEALDNSVDQVGRLKAALGEAADEFCQPVNDVANCQTKLNTPASPCSSMISQVVLYPNFFLGRWF; encoded by the coding sequence ATGAGCAACTTGCGAACATCCGTTATCCTGGATCTGGCGGGCAACCTTCAGAGTAAATCCAGGAGTTACTCCAACGCCATTACCAATATGGCCAAGCGTGGATCGCGCAGCATGCAGATGTTGCGTCGGTCCACACTGGCCGTCGGGCGTGGTCTTGATGCGATAGGCAATAAATACGTCACCGCCATTGGCGGCATGGGAGCGGCTTACAAGAGCTATCAGGAGATCAAGAAATCGGCCTCGCTGGACAAGAGTTTGATCCAGGTCAAACAAATGGCCGGATCAACAACCAAAGCAGCGGGCATTCTTCGCCGTGAGTTGCATCTCATGTCCATTCAGACCGGCAAGACCGTTGATGATTTGCTCATAGGCTTCAACAATTTGGTTCAGTCCGGTCTTAGTTGGGACGCAGCCCTCGCCACCATCTATAACGTCAATAGGGCGATGGGTGTCACAGACGCACAGTCAAAAGTCCTTTCCGGAGGACTGACGGTTGCCGCCAAGGCCTTTGATTTTGACCTGACAAAAGTGGAGGTCTCTGCCGATCTGCTTGATAAGATGACCGTGGCTGGACGCTTGGGCAATGCCGAGTTGGAGGATTTGGCAAGCATCGTTTCCCGCACTGGCATCAACGCGAAACGGGCTGGACTAGATTTTGATTCCTATCTTGGTTTCATTGAGCAGCTCTCTCAAAATGAATTGAATCCTGAGCGGCTCGCAACGTTGGCTGATTCCACTTTGCGTCTGTTTACCAACCAGAATTATCTTAATAAAGCAGAAAAGGTTACCAAGGTTAGTTTTTATGATGGCAATGACGAAAAAAGGGCTGTTTTTGACGTTCTCGACGACATTGCGGCCAAGTACAAGACATTAACCTCCGACCTCCAGCGAGACAGGTTCATCCAGGCTGCGTTCGGTGAAGCCGATCTCGACACCCGCAAGGGGCTTGCGACCTTGTTAGCCGGTGACGCTTTGACCAGTGCGCGGACCATGTCCGCCACCATCAAGGACGCTTCCGGCACACTCGCCAGAGACCTGCCCGAAGCTCTGGACAACTCGGTTGATCAAGTTGGACGTCTCAAAGCCGCTCTGGGCGAAGCCGCCGACGAATTTTGCCAACCCGTTAACGATGTGGCAAATTGTCAAACCAAACTTAACACCCCGGCAAGTCCCTGCTCCTCAATGATTTCCCAGGTTGTCCTGTATCCGAATTTCTTCCTTGGTCGATGGTTTA
- a CDS encoding phage tail tube protein, with the protein MSNNPNQVTGKAIIRFDGREYKTADDASLQPGGVKREPVKGAGKVHGFTETTVEPEMECTIYHTRETSLAEIQAIDNATVIFETDSGARWVLTGAFVLDPLKLKTKGGECPVKMSAITCEED; encoded by the coding sequence ATGTCCAACAATCCCAATCAAGTAACAGGCAAGGCGATCATTCGCTTTGACGGACGCGAGTACAAAACGGCCGATGATGCGTCTCTGCAACCAGGTGGCGTTAAACGCGAGCCGGTCAAGGGGGCTGGCAAGGTCCATGGTTTCACCGAAACCACAGTCGAGCCGGAAATGGAATGCACCATCTATCACACCAGGGAAACATCCCTGGCCGAAATTCAGGCCATCGACAACGCCACCGTGATCTTTGAAACGGATTCCGGTGCACGGTGGGTTCTGACCGGTGCCTTCGTGCTTGACCCCCTGAAGCTCAAGACCAAAGGCGGCGAATGCCCGGTCAAGATGTCCGCCATCACCTGCGAGGAGGATTAA
- a CDS encoding phage tail assembly protein — protein MPLIETIPLTTPVTIGKNECHEIVLREATGGDVIEAQEESEKLVMTADGPQLVASPTLVGMGVLRRQVVKIGDVDGPVDLVTLKRLSVYDLNQVQLKADAMDAATEAEALKARTAMRGRTGEQDG, from the coding sequence ATGCCCCTCATTGAAACCATACCTCTGACAACGCCCGTCACGATCGGCAAAAATGAATGCCACGAAATCGTGTTGCGCGAGGCCACTGGCGGTGATGTCATCGAAGCCCAAGAAGAATCCGAAAAGCTGGTCATGACCGCTGACGGCCCCCAGCTCGTTGCCAGCCCCACGCTGGTCGGCATGGGTGTGTTACGCCGCCAGGTTGTCAAAATTGGTGACGTGGACGGCCCCGTTGATTTGGTCACGCTCAAGCGCCTGTCGGTCTATGACTTGAATCAGGTGCAACTCAAGGCCGACGCCATGGATGCGGCCACGGAAGCCGAAGCCCTGAAAGCTCGGACGGCGATGCGGGGGCGAACTGGCGAGCAGGACGGCTGA